Within Carassius carassius chromosome 8, fCarCar2.1, whole genome shotgun sequence, the genomic segment CTGCTGATCCCCGTCTGAGCGAGAGCTGTGAGCCCGGCCTCCGTTCAGAACCCAGTCCAGATCGGCCCCGGAGCCCAGCTGAGGCATCCGTCTCTGTCCCGGTTTAGGAAGAGCGAGTGCGTACTCCACGGATCCGTCGGGAGCGAGTCGAGGGAGGATGTGTCGTGCTCTCCGCGCCTGTACAGCAGCCATCAGGCCCTCGGCGTCTCCGGCCAGCTCCACTCCATCCACGGCCTTCACGAGCGGCTGCTTCTGACCCGTGTCCAGACAGTAGTCCAAGACGGCGAAGAGCTCCAGAGCCGCGTGACGCACCTTCCTCTTGCTGTCGGCGAGCGCCGGCGCCGCTTCCACACACAGGCCGGGGATATCGAAGTCCTTGCGCGGGCGTGTGAGCAGGGCAGCCGTGATGATGTTGATGACGTCCTCTCGAACCCTGGAGTTCCTGTGCTTGAGCTGACACACCAGCAGATCCAGGACCTTCTGCGGCCCCACCGTCCTCATCAGCTGCCTGAAGACGTTCATGTACTCGAGCCGCGTGACGCTACGGGAGTCGCCTAGCGCTCGCACCGTCACGCTCACGATCTCCTTGTAATAGCGCTCCACATCACTCTCCAGCTTCTGGATCAGCAGGTTGATGAGCTGCAGCGCTCCGCACAGAACCCTGAAGTTGCTGTCGTCCAGGAGCTTGCGTAAGAACTGTATGAAGTCCAGGATGCTGGCGGAGGAGAGCTGCTGGAGATCCAGCTCCAGGAGGATGTTCTTCAGCTCCTCCACGCCGCTGGTCCGGCTCTGATAGTTCTGGAGGTCCAGGAGCTGTGCGTGTAACTCCTGAGGAATCAGCCCATACATCATCATCAGAGTCCAGACGGAGACACGGACGCACCGCTCATGCTGACAGGTCACATGATGCAGCGACACACCTGGAGTCATCAGGAAAACACATCAGATcagatgtgagtgtgtgtgtgtgtgtgagagacagctGTGTATCTGTGTTTAAAGCACAGCTGAGGCTGTTGAGATGATTGACAGAGAGCAGCTGAACACATTCTGCTGTAATTATACTGTTATATCTTCAGACGACTTTTGTCTTTTTAATGCACAAATCCACTAATTTCTTATTCACATGTAATGCAGGGGTTCCCAAACTCGTTTGTCATCTCAACCTCTTTCAGCTATTATATTTACTTGAAGAACCCCTTAAAgagaaatattttgataattaagAGTCACGGTTCTCTGacgttggttaatggtcacatgacacgcaggtaaacacaaataaaatagacttttttttttttagtatcttgattgatatcatttttaaattatttattttaattttaaagaacGGATTACATTACTGACTATACTTTCTGTGATGTAATGTGTAATCAGTAACGGACACAAACCCACAGAAAGAGTTTATTCATCGATCAGTGACGAATAATCTGAGAGTTCTCGGCGGGAAACCAGCTGTGTCTCTTCTACATTCACTCAGATTCTCTCATCTGACACACATTCTACAACACTAATCAATCTCATTCATCATCGACGACTGTTTGGGATTTTCGCGTTTTTTAAGCAAATCGACAACACGCGCAGAATTAATCGTTATACTATTTAAAATCACGCAAGCATATTTACACACGAAACTGACTGAAATGCCTGACGTTTTTTAGTGAGAAATCAGACCTGTTATCGCAGATCGCTCCGACTTCTGTCCAGATTGTGTGCGCGTCTCGACGCGACACGGACTGATTCCCCGAATCTGCTTCCTCTGCTCCGGATTCGCGTCTGGTTTTCGGTGTTTTTGTGTCGGATTCTGATTTTCTCGCTGCTTCCATCACAACACTCAAGCAAAATGGCGCTGATGTCACAACCAGCCGCTGCCATGGCGACGCGCCCCCCTGACCCGCGCTGTCTGGTGGGCGTGCGCGGTGCATTGTGGGAAGTGTAGTTCTATAGAGGCATTTGCGTGTTAAATCAGAGACAGCAACTCTTTCATTTGAATAAACAGTGCGTTCGCTTTCGAAAACCTCTTGTTATTTCGGCTTCTCCTGGgcttaaaaagtacaaataataacaaagatTCAAAGACTTAATattctgaatattattattatatgcgcACAATAATGTATTGATgttactattatattatttaacgcacacacacacacacattatctgcACCTGAGCTGCAATTTTAagataaaagttatttttaaagcgCAGTCGCGTCAGAGCTTTTATTTGGGGCTCCCCGCGCTTATTTCCCGGAAGTGACGCGCGCGCcgatttctgtttgttttcctgaCAGTCGCGGCCGTGTTGTGCTCCAAACTGCCAGAAATCAGCCAGACACACAGGTAAACAATGAATAAACTCTTTATTGCTGCACTTTAGCGCTCTAAATGAGCGTCTGAGCGAGTGTGAGCGCGCGTCTGTCACGAGCTGAGCTCTGAGTGCTCTGATGCTAATGCTAGCAACAGCTTTATTGGTTCTCTTCAGCTGACTGATGAAGATGGTTGTGATGTCTGATATTGACACTAGTCACTCCTGATGTGATCTCTGCTGTTCGTGGAGGTGTGTCACATTTAGGGCGCTGAGGCTGCTGTCTACATAGGGAGCGTGTGTTCCCTAGACAGGGGTCGAGTACACACTTGAGTCTGTAGCGCACACAGAGACAGCCCCCTCGAGATCACCGAGTTATATTTACAGTCTGAGCTGATTTATTGAATGAGTGTGTGCAGATACAGTAATATGTAAAACAAGTgatgacaggaaaaaaaaaaaatacaatgttacAATAATAAACAGCAATAAATTTTTTATTGCAAGATATACATTTGAaagtacaaaaaacaacaacaatggaataaagaaataaaaaggtcATTGAGAATTTTATCTCAATTATTCATGATGTTTATATCTTACAGTCTTAAATTTATACCGcagttatgagtttatatcttgagTTTTTATCTCCAATTATTATTGTAGATCTTGTAATTGTTAGTTTTTATCtgacaattatgattttatatcttGCATTTATGAGTTTTTACCTCAAAATTGTATTCAGAATTTTGCATTTATTagtttgtcaggtaattatgagtttatatcttgcagttttAAGTTAAAATCTCACTATTTTTTGTGTCTCACATGTCTCACAGTTCTGAGTCTGTttctcacaattcttacttttttatAGTTGTCTTTGGTCAGAATTGTAAGAAAAGTTGGAAAAAGTGTGATTTAATAAGTTGCAGTTAccttttgaataatttttttcagtgtcagAAACAGCGGTGTGGTGTTTTCTGAGTGTGTGCCAGTGACACGTGATGATTGTTGTGTTCAGGAGTGTTTTGTAGTGAACATGTGTCCTGTGTGGAGTCTCCTGACGGCTGCTGTCTGTTCATCTGCAGAGCTTCTGGGGGTTTAACGTCCCATCATcccggtctctgtgagttcgtagGTGTGTGACgcagctctgtgtctgtgtctgtgagtaGAGACTCAGAGCTCTGTGTGggtttcagatggagcagcaggcCGAGCCGTACATGTTTGCGAGCCTGATGCGTCCTCACTCCGAGCAGCTCCTGCAGGGTCTGCAGCTCCTGCGCCAGGATCATGAGCTCTGTGACATCGTGCTGCGGGTCGGAGACGCCAAGATCCACGCACACAGAGTAGTGCTGGCCAGCATCAGCCCGTACTTCAAGGCCATGTTCACGGGAAACCTGTCGGAGAAAGAGACGTCTGAGGTGGAGTTCCAGTGTGTGGATGAAGCTGCTCTCAAGGTCAGAACAGACCAGTACAGTGTGTACAGTAATCACTGATTACCGCTGTATGCTCAGGGCACACTTCAGCCCAAAACCACAAGAGAACATTAACAAATAATCTGTTTcttaaataatatttagtttggtttatttttccataaaaaaaaagattcatgatAATCAGCAGATTTCCATCTAATTCCATTTATTGCAATAcggcaacaaagaagacttttttttttatatataaaggtcagaactcctgttatgatgtaggtttttggggTGCACTCTGGCCATAAatgaatctattacttttcctacataatttttaacaaaaaagattggtaaTATATCTTTTtaggagtgtatatatatatatataattggatcAACAAAAAcgtaacaaatatataattagTTAAGTGTCTGTTTCCGTCTCTCGTCAGGCCATAGTGGAGTACGCCTACACAGGAACCGTGTTCATCTCACAGGAAACGGTGGAGTCTCTACTTCCTGCCGCCAACCTGCTGCAGGTCAAGCTGGTTCTGAAGGAGTGCTGCAGCTTCCTGGAGAGTCAGCTGGACGCGGGGAACTGCATCGGCATCTCACGCTTCGCCGAGACCTACGGCTGCCACGAGCTGTGTTTATCTGCCAGCAAATTCATCTGCCAGCACTTCGAGGAGGTGTGCCAGACGGAGGAGTTCCTGGAGCTGACGCGCGCCGAGCTGGACGAGATCGTCTCCAACGACTGCCTGAACGTGCTGACGGAGGAGAGTGTGTTCTACGCGCTGGAGTCCTGGATCAAGTACGATCTGACAGAAAGACAGCAATACCTGGCGCCGCTCCTACACTGTGTGCGGCTACCGCTGCTGAGCGTCAAGTTCCTGACGCGGTTGTACGAGGCCAATCACCTGATCCGAGACGACCACGCCTGCAAACACCTGCTCAACGAGGCGCTCAAGTACCACTTCATGCCCGAGCACCGGCTCTCCTACCAGACCATGCTCTCCACACGGCCGCGCTGCGCTCCTAAAGTCCTGCTGGCCGTCGGAGGAAAGGCCGGGCTCTTCGCCACGCTGGAGAGGTGAACCAACGCCTCACACACGTGATTACAGCTAGAGTTAACGAACACTACAAATAGAAACGTATAGCTACTTTCAATAGCTCGTATTTACAAAACTGAGATTGGATTAGAAATggattaataataagaaatgaagAATAGATTAGGAATGGGGTGGAGTCATGAATTCTTTCTTGAGTTGGGTTGAGTTTTACTGTACAGAACTGATGCATGCGCcgctcgagtgtgtgtgtgtgttcatgatgtgtgtgtgtgtgtgtgtcagcgtgGAGATGTTCTTCCCGCAGACGGACTCGTGGCTCGGTCTGGCTCCGCTCAGCGTGCCGCGCTGTGAGTTCGGTGTGGCGGTTCTGGAGCAGAAGGTGTATGTGGTGGGGGGCATCGCCACACACATGCGTCAGGGCATCAGCTACCGGCGGCACGAGAGCAGCGTGGAGCGCTGGGACCCTGACAGCAACACCTGGGCCTCTGTGGAGCGCATGGCGGAGTGCAGGAGCACGCTGGGTGTGCTGGTGCTGGTGGGCGAGCTGTACGCCCTCGGAGGATACGACGGACAGAACTACCTGCAGTCTGTGGAGAAGTACGGGCCCAAGCTCAAGGACTGGCAGCCGGTAGcacccatgaccaaatcacgCAGCTGCTTCGCCACCGCCGCGCTGGACGGCATGATCTACGCCATCGGAGGATACGGCCCCGCCCACATGAACAGGTACCCTGCCGCACTGCATTCTGGGAGGAATTATATTCAACTACAGCTGTTCCTCCCAATGAGTTTCTCTGTCCTTTATTACTCACTCTTTCCTTATGTGTTTTGAagctatatttaatttagtaaagCAGTTAATCTATTATCATGTTTATTTGATCATTATTGAAATAGTTCGTTAAATCGGAGTTTTTATCTTAAATCAGGATTCGTGATATTTAGAAGACTGTGGGCAGGAAGCACCAaagtaaaatgaaacaaaataatctTTCAGTTGGTTCAGTTCTTCACAAAAGCAACATTTTACATCTTTATTTAGTGTaagttaaattataaaaaaaaaatgaaattacaaataataaattaaatacacgtaacaaaaaacaaaaactaattaccgtattttccgtactataagtcgcattttttttcatagtttggctggtcctgagacttatagtcaggtgcgacttatttatcaaaattaatttgacatgaaccgagagaaaacattaccgtctccagccgcgagagggcgctctatgctgctcagtgctcctgtagtctacactgaagagacagggcgccctctcgcggctggagacggtaatgatttctcttggttctaaataaatgcgacttatagtccagtgcgacttatatatgtttttccctcataattacgtatttttggactgatactcaggtgcgacttatagtccgaaaaatacgataaaatgacaataacaacaaatctaattcaaaatattataaagTGCTGTAATGATATTAAGAACATTGGCTGGTTTATTAGTAGAAACATAATTCTATTCAAGGCCTTGTTTCAGATCGAACTACtgaataacaaaacatttatgaaaaaaaaaaaaaaaatatatatatatatatataactcagtTATTCTTTCAGTAAATATTTCAGTtcaaaatactaaaattactaaaactgaaaataaatatattaactagactaaaaaccaataaaacacaaaactgctaaaactaaaataaaacagattttttttttcaaatattaaataaattaaataaatttatgcatttagcagatgcttttatccaaagcgacttacagtgcattcaggctcacatttttttacctaaccttgtaatattaatttgtactataatactattttaatgattttaaaacagTCCTGGTTGGTTAATTAGTAGAAGCCATGATATTCAAGGCCTCGTTTCAAATAGAAGCGACTGAATGACTTTAAtagttagatttatttttatagttctaGGTTGGATTGTTTAGTATTGTTAGTTTTGGTCTGCGTCTCTTTGCTCTTCTGTTGTGCTCGTGTCTCTATGAACACACAACTCTCCTCTGATccatgtgtgttttagtgtggaGAGATACGACCCGAGCAGAGACTCATGGGATATGGTGGCGCCGATGGCAGAGAAGCGCATTAACTTCGGCGTGGGGGTGATGCTGGGCTTCATCTTCGTGGTGGGAGGACACAACGGCGTGTGTCATCTGTCCAGCATCGAGCGCTACGACCCGCAGCTGAACCAGTGGACGGCGTGTCGACCCATGAACGAGCCGCGCACCGGTGAGATCACATGACCCCATCACACCCAACACTGAATCAACCAATCCAGAACCAGTCCACCGAGAGCTGTGTGAGGATCAGGATTCAGGACGACTGACTGCGTGTGGAGAAGATATAACTCACCCTTTATATCAGAAGTTATAGTTCAttgatttatacaacagttcagtaatcAAGAAGTTCATATTGTGTGgcattttaaactatattgtgtttttgcacagtttgcaaaaaaaaaaaaaaaagagttcctAACACAGCCACAGCAGAAGTGATGATCAACACACAGCAGAGATTCATTACTGACTCACTGATTCagtgattcgttcaaaaagagttcatttctgaatgaatcagctgtttgaatgaatccTTGAATGAGTGACTCACTAATTAACACAGTGacttgatctgtgtgtgtgtgtgtgtgtgtttctctgtgttaatgtgtgtgtgtgtgtgtgtgtgtttctcccaGGCGTGGGCTCTGCTGTGGTGGATAACTCTCTCTATGTTGTGGGGGGTCACTCGGGCTCCTCGTATCTGAGCGCGGTGCAGCGGTACGATCCCATTACGGACAGCTGGCACGACTCCAGCGGGATGATGTACTGCCGCTGTAACTTCGGCCTGACCGCACTTTGACCCCGGCCCCTCGGCTGACCCTCAGAGACATGAGGAGTGTTTCAGGAGTGTGTTTCCTGCTCCTCCGGCCGGTCAGATGATCACCAGAGCCTTCCACAGACCCTCGGAGGATGCGGAGCCCCCGCTCTTCCCCTTTACATCAAGACTACTGATGAGGGACGCACATgtggcgagtgtgtgtgtgtgtgtgtgtgagatgaatCGACGCTTCAAGAGGAGAAGCGTGGGACTCTTGATAAGGGCTGCCTTCTGTCCTCCACATACAGCTGagtgtatgtgtagtgtgtgtgtgtgtgtgtgtgtgtctgctccaCGCGCTGGTCTTTCCTAACAACTGGAAATGAGTGAATCTCACCAGAGCTCATGCAACTCATGTTTCACCAGTCATcattttttttggatgaaaacaaacaaaaaaattttttatttgcattcaaaATATTTAGCTGAAAGACAggcgtttatttattaattttagattAATTGTATAAAATGTAGTTATTTTCACACTAGAATGTGCTGTTGCAAACACTGTAAAACACACTACAACTGTTTAAATTGTCAAATATCACACCTCAAATTCAGAtttatgaaattcaaaaattGAGATtcacccgtgtgtgtgtgtgtgtgtgtgtgtctctctctctctctctctctctctgtgtgtgtgtgtctctctctctctctctctctgtgtgtgtgtgtgtgtgtctctctctctctctctctgtgtgtgtgtgtgtctctctctctctctctctctctctgtgtgtgtgtgtgtctctctctctctctctctctctctgtgtgtgtgtgtgtgtctctctctctctctgtgtgtgtgtgtgtctctctctctctctctctctctctctgtgtgtgtgtgtgtctctctctctctctctctgtgtgtgtgtgtgtctctctctctctctctctctgtgtgtgtgtgtctctctctctctctctctctgtgtgtgtgtgtgtgtgtgtctctctctctctctctgtgtgtgtgtgtgtctctctctctctctctctctctgtgtgtgtgtgtgtgtctctctctctctctgtgtgtgtgtgtgtctctctctctctctctctctctgtgtgtgtgtgtgtctctctctctctctctctgtgtgtgtgtgtgtctctctctctctctctctctgtgtgtgtgtgtctctctctctctctctctctgtgtgtgtgtgtgtgtgtgtctctctctctctctctctgtgtgtgtgtgtgtctctctctctctctctctctgtgtgtgtgtgtgtctctctctctctctctctctctgtgtgtgtgtgtgtctctctctctctctctctgtgtgtgtgtgtgtctctctctctctctctctgtgtgtgtgtgtgtctctctctctctctctctgtgtgtgtgtgtgtgtctctctctctctctctctctctctctctctgtgtgtgtgtgtctctctctctctctctctct encodes:
- the LOC132144908 gene encoding kelch-like protein 28, translated to MEQQAEPYMFASLMRPHSEQLLQGLQLLRQDHELCDIVLRVGDAKIHAHRVVLASISPYFKAMFTGNLSEKETSEVEFQCVDEAALKAIVEYAYTGTVFISQETVESLLPAANLLQVKLVLKECCSFLESQLDAGNCIGISRFAETYGCHELCLSASKFICQHFEEVCQTEEFLELTRAELDEIVSNDCLNVLTEESVFYALESWIKYDLTERQQYLAPLLHCVRLPLLSVKFLTRLYEANHLIRDDHACKHLLNEALKYHFMPEHRLSYQTMLSTRPRCAPKVLLAVGGKAGLFATLESVEMFFPQTDSWLGLAPLSVPRCEFGVAVLEQKVYVVGGIATHMRQGISYRRHESSVERWDPDSNTWASVERMAECRSTLGVLVLVGELYALGGYDGQNYLQSVEKYGPKLKDWQPVAPMTKSRSCFATAALDGMIYAIGGYGPAHMNSVERYDPSRDSWDMVAPMAEKRINFGVGVMLGFIFVVGGHNGVCHLSSIERYDPQLNQWTACRPMNEPRTGVGSAVVDNSLYVVGGHSGSSYLSAVQRYDPITDSWHDSSGMMYCRCNFGLTAL